A window of the Streptomyces sp. NBC_01351 genome harbors these coding sequences:
- a CDS encoding transglutaminase family protein, giving the protein MSGRARLTLFAALATLLTSWALTPLVQSAGWLIQAALLLAVQSAVGAGARRVPLARSLTVAAQALVSLVLLAFLFLGKGESTGEGPLAYLVTDFGALFQRGVQDVSEFAIPAPLTDGIRLLLLSGVLLIGLLVDALAVTARTAAAAGLPLLALYSVAAGLSGGGKASWFSFLLAGCGYLMMLLAEGRDRLAQWGRVFGGAPRDRVSAASGLGGGTGGHATAPVRTGRRIGAVALGIALAVPAALPALGGGLLGAQAGEEGGGSGAGGTISAVNPLVSLQSSLNAQDNRVVLKYRTDNPQQGDQYLRILALDEFNGVKWEASGRSLTDVPAQLPTPPGLSPAVRAGAIEVITSVSAANSYTQRYLPMPYPATQVDIGGKWRFEPEGRTLVGDQLGRDKFQNVQGAKYTVGSLLLKPTAQQLSRAPEPDPAIRAEYTKLPDNLPPVVAETARQVTQGSKDNYTRAVKLQDYFAVTGGFRYNTRTASGTGSDAVARFLAAKEGFCVHFAFSMAAMSRSLGIPARVAVGFTPGEKQADGSVNVSMRDAHAWPELYFQGVGWTRFEPTPRSGLTVPDYSRPQAQAPQPSAPAPLPSQSAPAPSAAPSTADDCPPELKRLGECGAAAPAPGSSGGGWPSAGTLAVWAVAVLVVLGLPLLPLLWRTRARARRLGSGEVLAAWRELGDAAWDVGVAPDGALSPRRAAARVADLGGLDAEASAAVHRVAGAVERSLYAPPGAEVSYPELASDVLLARAGLLSAVSRGARLRALLAPRSAARLSWAASKRWSAAASAVSARLAALRLRLPLRGRG; this is encoded by the coding sequence ATGAGCGGGCGCGCGAGACTGACGCTGTTCGCGGCACTGGCGACGCTGCTCACCTCGTGGGCGCTGACCCCGCTGGTGCAGTCGGCGGGCTGGCTGATCCAGGCGGCGCTGCTGCTGGCCGTGCAGAGCGCGGTGGGGGCGGGCGCCCGGCGGGTGCCGCTGGCCCGGTCGCTGACCGTGGCCGCGCAGGCCCTGGTGTCGCTGGTCCTGCTCGCGTTCCTCTTCCTGGGCAAGGGCGAGTCGACCGGGGAGGGGCCGCTGGCCTACCTGGTCACGGACTTCGGGGCGCTGTTCCAGCGGGGCGTGCAGGACGTGAGCGAGTTCGCGATCCCGGCGCCGCTGACGGACGGCATCCGGCTGCTGCTGTTGTCCGGGGTGCTGCTCATCGGGCTGCTCGTGGACGCGCTGGCGGTGACCGCGCGGACCGCTGCGGCGGCCGGGCTGCCGCTGCTCGCGCTGTACTCGGTGGCCGCGGGCCTGTCGGGCGGCGGGAAGGCCTCCTGGTTCTCCTTCCTGCTGGCGGGCTGCGGCTACCTGATGATGCTGCTGGCCGAGGGCCGCGACCGGCTCGCCCAGTGGGGCCGGGTCTTCGGCGGTGCCCCGCGCGACCGGGTCTCGGCCGCCTCCGGCCTGGGCGGCGGTACGGGCGGTCACGCGACGGCCCCGGTGCGGACCGGGCGGCGGATCGGCGCGGTGGCGCTGGGCATCGCGCTGGCGGTGCCGGCGGCGCTGCCCGCGCTCGGCGGCGGACTGCTGGGCGCGCAGGCCGGCGAGGAGGGCGGCGGCAGCGGGGCGGGCGGGACCATCTCGGCCGTCAACCCGCTGGTGTCCCTGCAGAGCAGCCTGAACGCGCAGGACAACCGGGTGGTCCTGAAGTACCGCACGGACAATCCGCAGCAGGGCGACCAGTACCTGCGGATCCTGGCGCTGGACGAGTTCAACGGGGTCAAGTGGGAGGCCTCCGGGCGGTCGCTGACCGACGTCCCGGCGCAGCTGCCGACGCCTCCCGGGCTCAGCCCGGCGGTCCGGGCCGGCGCGATCGAGGTGATTACCAGCGTCTCCGCGGCGAACAGCTACACCCAGCGCTACCTGCCGATGCCGTACCCGGCGACGCAGGTGGACATCGGCGGGAAGTGGCGGTTCGAGCCGGAGGGCCGGACCCTGGTCGGGGACCAGCTGGGCCGGGACAAGTTCCAGAACGTCCAGGGCGCGAAGTACACCGTGGGGAGCCTGCTGCTGAAGCCGACGGCGCAGCAGCTGTCCAGGGCCCCGGAACCGGACCCGGCGATCCGGGCCGAGTACACGAAGCTGCCGGACAACCTGCCGCCGGTGGTCGCCGAGACGGCCCGCCAGGTGACGCAGGGCTCGAAGGACAACTACACGCGGGCGGTCAAGCTCCAGGACTACTTCGCGGTGACCGGCGGCTTCCGCTACAACACGAGGACCGCTTCGGGCACGGGATCGGACGCGGTGGCGCGGTTCCTCGCCGCGAAGGAGGGCTTCTGCGTCCACTTCGCCTTCTCGATGGCCGCGATGTCCCGTTCGCTGGGGATCCCGGCGCGGGTGGCGGTGGGCTTTACCCCGGGTGAGAAGCAGGCCGACGGCAGCGTGAACGTCTCGATGCGGGACGCGCACGCCTGGCCGGAGCTGTACTTCCAGGGCGTGGGCTGGACCCGGTTCGAGCCGACGCCGCGGTCGGGCCTCACCGTGCCGGACTACTCCCGGCCGCAGGCTCAGGCACCCCAGCCGTCGGCTCCGGCGCCGCTGCCCTCGCAGAGCGCCCCGGCGCCTTCGGCCGCGCCGTCGACGGCCGACGACTGCCCGCCGGAGCTGAAGAGGCTCGGCGAGTGCGGTGCGGCCGCGCCGGCGCCGGGCTCCTCCGGTGGCGGTTGGCCCTCGGCGGGAACGCTGGCGGTCTGGGCGGTGGCCGTGCTGGTGGTGCTGGGCCTGCCGCTGCTGCCGCTGCTGTGGCGGACCCGGGCGCGGGCGCGTCGGCTGGGATCGGGCGAGGTCCTGGCGGCCTGGCGGGAGCTGGGTGACGCGGCCTGGGACGTGGGCGTGGCCCCGGACGGGGCGCTGTCCCCGCGCCGGGCCGCCGCGCGGGTGGCCGACCTGGGCGGGCTGGACGCGGAGGCTTCCGCCGCCGTGCACCGGGTGGCGGGCGCGGTGGAACGGTCCCTGTACGCGCCCCCGGGCGCGGAGGTCTCGTACCCGGAGCTGGCTTCGGACGTCCTGCTGGCCCGCGCGGGCCTGCTGTCCGCGGTGTCCCGCGGGGCGCGGCTGCGCGCGCTGCTGGCCCCGCGCTCGGCGGCCCGTCTCTCCTGGGCGGCGTCGAAGCGCTGGTCCGCCGCGGCCTCTGCGGTATCGGCCCGCCTGGCCGCGCTCCGGCTCCGGCTGCCCCTGCGCGGCCGCGGCTGA
- a CDS encoding DUF58 domain-containing protein, producing MSAGAPRGAGGPDRGGVGGLRASLSGLTTRGRSFLAAGIAAAVCAYVLGQGELLRVGLLLAALPLICVIALHRTRHRVSGSRRLTPGRVAAGAEARVQLRMDNVSRMPTGLLMLQDRVPYVLGPRPRFVLDRVEPGGRREVSYRVRSDLRGRYPLGPLQLRLTDPFGLVELTRSFSSYDTLTVIPRTEALPPVRLAGDSSGYGDGSRRSLALAGDDDVIPRTYRRGDDLRRVHWRSTARYGELMVRREEQPQRSRATVLLDTRDIAFEGAGPDSAFEWAVSGAASTLVHLLEQGFSVRLLTDTGNSVPGEGGGGFSSGGQESAEAAGLMMDTLAVIGHSDGAGISRAYDAVRGAVDGGGFGGAGGDGLLIAFFGDLDDVQTELAAKMRQRAGGAVAFVLDSATWTGESAPRQDLPPLEERLHRLREAGWTAVAAPPGVAFGELWRQAGAAPLGTGTSGGRG from the coding sequence ATGAGCGCCGGTGCCCCCCGCGGCGCCGGCGGCCCGGACCGCGGCGGCGTCGGCGGGCTGCGCGCCTCCCTGTCCGGTCTGACCACCCGCGGCCGTTCCTTCCTCGCGGCCGGGATCGCCGCCGCCGTGTGCGCGTACGTCCTGGGCCAGGGCGAGCTCCTGCGGGTCGGACTGCTCCTCGCCGCCCTGCCGCTGATCTGCGTCATCGCCCTGCACCGCACCCGCCACCGGGTCTCCGGCAGCCGCCGGCTGACCCCGGGGCGGGTGGCCGCGGGCGCCGAGGCCCGGGTGCAGCTGCGCATGGACAACGTCTCCCGCATGCCCACCGGACTGCTGATGCTCCAGGACCGCGTGCCGTACGTACTGGGCCCGCGCCCGCGGTTCGTGCTGGACCGGGTGGAGCCCGGCGGCCGCCGCGAGGTCTCCTACCGGGTCCGCTCCGACCTGCGCGGCCGCTACCCGCTGGGCCCGCTCCAGCTGCGCCTGACCGACCCCTTCGGGCTGGTCGAGCTGACCCGCTCGTTCAGCTCGTACGACACCCTCACCGTCATCCCCCGCACCGAGGCCCTGCCGCCGGTCCGGCTGGCGGGCGACTCCTCCGGCTACGGCGACGGCAGCCGCCGCTCGCTGGCCCTGGCCGGCGACGACGACGTGATCCCGCGCACCTACCGGCGCGGCGACGACCTGCGCCGGGTGCACTGGCGCTCCACCGCCCGCTACGGCGAGCTGATGGTGCGCCGCGAGGAGCAGCCGCAGCGCAGCCGGGCCACCGTCCTGCTGGATACCCGGGACATCGCCTTCGAGGGCGCCGGCCCCGACTCCGCCTTCGAGTGGGCCGTCTCCGGAGCCGCCTCCACCCTGGTGCACCTGCTGGAACAGGGCTTCTCGGTGCGGCTGCTCACGGACACCGGGAACTCGGTGCCCGGCGAGGGCGGCGGAGGCTTCTCCTCCGGCGGCCAGGAATCCGCGGAGGCCGCCGGACTGATGATGGACACCCTCGCGGTCATCGGGCACTCCGACGGCGCGGGGATCTCCCGGGCCTACGACGCGGTGCGCGGCGCCGTCGACGGCGGCGGTTTCGGCGGAGCCGGCGGTGACGGGCTCCTCATCGCCTTCTTCGGGGACCTGGACGACGTACAGACCGAGCTGGCGGCCAAGATGCGCCAGCGTGCCGGGGGCGCGGTGGCCTTCGTACTGGACTCGGCGACCTGGACCGGGGAGTCCGCGCCGCGTCAGGACCTGCCCCCGCTGGAGGAGCGGCTGCACAGACTGCGGGAAGCGGGCTGGACGGCGGTGGCCGCCCCGCCCGGGGTGGCCTTCGGCGAACTGTGGCGACAGGCCGGGGCCGCTCCGCTCGGCACGGGAACCTCCGGAGGACGCGGATGA
- a CDS encoding AAA family ATPase, translating into MTTYDDRATLADLTSTAERVRRSVESVIEGKPEVVRLALTVLLAEGHLLIEDVPGVGKTMLAKTLAKSIDCSVQRIQFTPDLLPSDITGVSIYDQQRREFEFKPGAIFAQIVIGDEINRASPKTQSALLESMEERQVTIDGTTYALPSPFMVVATQNPVEMEGTYPLPEAQRDRFMARVSVGYPSPDAELQMLDVHGGLSPLDDLTAVAHAHEIVKLIEAVREVYVAEPVKRYVVGLVSATRSHPDLRLGASPRATLHLLRAVKASAALAGRDYVLPDDVQALAAPVLAHRLLPTAQAQLNRRTAEQVVADILQRTPVPAAHAGGEMPPGAGIRSF; encoded by the coding sequence GTGACGACGTATGACGACCGAGCGACCCTCGCTGATCTGACGAGCACGGCGGAGCGGGTGCGCCGCTCCGTCGAGAGCGTGATCGAGGGGAAGCCGGAGGTCGTTCGCCTCGCGCTGACCGTCCTCCTCGCCGAGGGGCACCTGCTGATCGAGGACGTCCCGGGCGTCGGCAAGACGATGCTCGCGAAGACCCTCGCCAAGTCCATCGACTGCTCGGTCCAGCGCATCCAGTTCACGCCGGACCTGCTGCCCTCCGACATCACCGGTGTCAGCATCTACGACCAGCAGCGCCGCGAGTTCGAGTTCAAGCCCGGCGCGATCTTCGCGCAGATCGTCATCGGCGACGAAATCAACCGCGCCTCCCCCAAGACCCAGTCCGCGCTGCTGGAGTCGATGGAGGAACGCCAGGTCACCATCGACGGCACCACCTACGCGCTGCCGAGCCCCTTCATGGTCGTCGCCACCCAGAACCCGGTGGAGATGGAGGGCACCTACCCGCTGCCCGAGGCCCAGCGCGACCGCTTCATGGCCCGCGTCTCCGTCGGCTACCCCTCCCCCGACGCCGAGCTCCAGATGCTCGACGTGCACGGCGGGCTCTCCCCGCTCGACGACCTGACGGCCGTCGCGCACGCCCACGAGATCGTCAAGCTCATCGAGGCCGTCCGCGAGGTGTACGTCGCCGAGCCCGTCAAGCGGTACGTCGTCGGCCTGGTCTCCGCCACCCGCAGCCACCCGGACCTGCGCCTGGGTGCCTCGCCCCGCGCCACCCTGCACCTGCTGCGCGCCGTGAAGGCCTCCGCCGCGCTCGCCGGCCGGGACTACGTCCTGCCCGACGACGTGCAGGCGCTCGCCGCCCCCGTCCTCGCGCACCGCCTGCTGCCCACCGCGCAGGCCCAGCTGAACCGGCGCACCGCCGAGCAGGTCGTCGCCGACATCCTGCAGCGCACCCCCGTGCCGGCCGCGCACGCCGGCGGCGAGATGCCGCCCGGCGCGGGCATCCGGAGCTTCTGA
- a CDS encoding beta-class carbonic anhydrase: protein MTTSASVPAGSAHKTSGGGTVTDRLVAANRAYASGFADPGMDARPVLQVAIVACMDARLDLHAALGLELGDCHTIRNAGGVVTDDTIRSLTISQRALGTRSVILIHHTGCGLESLTEDFRHELEDEVGQRPAWAVEAFRDVDQDVRQSMQRVRTNPFLPHRDDVRGFVFDVHTGLLREIDPSS, encoded by the coding sequence ATGACGACTTCCGCATCCGTGCCCGCCGGGTCCGCACACAAGACTTCCGGCGGCGGCACCGTCACCGACCGACTGGTCGCGGCGAACCGTGCCTACGCGTCGGGCTTCGCCGATCCCGGCATGGACGCACGCCCCGTGCTCCAGGTGGCGATCGTCGCCTGTATGGACGCCCGGCTCGACCTGCACGCCGCCCTCGGCCTGGAACTCGGCGACTGTCACACGATCCGCAACGCGGGCGGGGTCGTCACCGACGACACCATCCGCTCCCTCACCATCAGCCAGCGGGCCCTCGGCACCCGCTCGGTCATCCTCATCCACCACACCGGATGCGGTCTCGAAAGTCTGACCGAGGACTTCCGGCACGAGCTGGAGGACGAGGTCGGCCAGCGCCCCGCCTGGGCGGTCGAAGCCTTCCGGGACGTGGACCAGGACGTCCGCCAGTCCATGCAGCGGGTTCGGACGAACCCCTTCCTGCCCCACCGCGACGATGTGCGAGGCTTCGTCTTCGACGTGCACACCGGACTCCTGCGGGAGATCGATCCCAGCTCTTGA